A genome region from Geobacter pickeringii includes the following:
- a CDS encoding sensor histidine kinase, translating into MHRYLFAFINNLKLRWKMLVLVLPLVTLPIIVVGGVISYISTQQAYRGITQTARDDLEHMASFTIDLLNSHYQQFQVYKQDKERTFRLELATLSNLAYNVVEAENRQYRSGKIDLRSAQEAARKALRRVNVGETGYIYAMTTKGELKVHIAREGENVYGEKDENGRPFIRVMCENALKAKPGEVLYIVYPWRNAVLGDKYPRNKVVAYRYFPEWDWIIAAGGYVEETYEDLAFERRSFEELKEKIKSKKVGQTGYIFCMDEKGNFTVHPDGEGKNFLDAVDSSGKKFIREMAEKKRGWIRYPWKNAGESHPRMKIVRYDYFRPWGWIVAVGSYEEEFYREANLIRGRIVGSVTVIVIVVGVLATLLVFLAAKVLTDPINHMMAVIRQVKKGRLDEQMEVDTSDELGELAGAFNRMTAMIRQNKEMEANLAQQGKMASLGVLSSGVAHEINNPLGVILGYASYLESKTAEDEPTYKYIHEIKRESKRCKKIVQDLLSYARTPKPSLEPTDLNDLLGQIVDFAANHTDMHHVSIVKEFSADLPPVMVDGDQIRQVAINLILNAGAAMASGGTLTVRTASDGEGYVKVVFSDTGGGIPREDQEKIFEPFFTTKTRGTGLGLAITKQIVEMHHGRIVIESEVGKGTDVIVRMPVTPEEL; encoded by the coding sequence ATGCACCGCTACCTGTTCGCCTTCATCAACAACCTGAAGCTTCGCTGGAAGATGCTGGTGCTCGTGCTGCCGCTCGTCACGCTGCCGATCATCGTCGTGGGCGGGGTCATCAGCTACATCTCCACCCAGCAGGCCTACCGGGGGATCACGCAGACGGCGCGGGACGACCTGGAGCATATGGCCAGCTTCACCATCGACCTCCTCAACTCCCACTACCAGCAGTTCCAGGTCTACAAGCAGGACAAGGAGCGGACCTTCCGGCTGGAGCTCGCCACCCTCTCCAATCTCGCCTACAACGTGGTGGAAGCCGAGAACCGCCAGTACCGCAGCGGCAAGATCGATCTCCGCAGCGCCCAGGAGGCGGCCCGCAAGGCGCTCCGGCGGGTCAACGTCGGCGAGACCGGCTACATCTACGCCATGACCACCAAGGGGGAGCTGAAGGTCCACATCGCCCGCGAGGGGGAAAACGTCTACGGCGAGAAGGACGAGAACGGCCGACCCTTCATCCGGGTCATGTGCGAGAACGCCCTGAAGGCGAAGCCGGGGGAGGTCCTCTACATCGTCTATCCCTGGCGCAACGCGGTGCTGGGCGACAAGTACCCCCGCAACAAGGTGGTGGCGTACCGCTACTTTCCCGAGTGGGACTGGATCATCGCCGCCGGCGGCTACGTCGAGGAGACCTACGAGGATCTCGCCTTCGAGCGCCGCTCCTTCGAGGAACTGAAGGAGAAGATCAAGAGCAAGAAGGTGGGGCAGACCGGCTACATCTTCTGCATGGACGAGAAGGGGAACTTCACCGTCCACCCCGACGGGGAGGGGAAGAACTTCCTCGATGCCGTCGACTCCAGCGGCAAGAAGTTCATCAGGGAGATGGCGGAGAAGAAGCGGGGGTGGATCCGCTACCCCTGGAAGAATGCCGGCGAGAGCCACCCCCGGATGAAGATCGTCCGCTACGACTATTTCCGCCCCTGGGGGTGGATCGTGGCGGTCGGCTCCTACGAGGAGGAGTTCTACCGCGAGGCCAACCTGATCCGGGGGCGGATCGTGGGGAGCGTGACGGTCATCGTCATCGTGGTGGGGGTCCTGGCGACCCTGCTGGTCTTTCTCGCCGCCAAGGTCCTCACCGATCCGATCAACCATATGATGGCGGTGATCCGCCAGGTGAAGAAGGGGCGGCTTGACGAGCAGATGGAGGTCGACACCAGCGACGAGCTCGGCGAGCTGGCGGGGGCCTTCAACCGAATGACCGCCATGATCCGCCAGAACAAAGAGATGGAGGCGAACCTCGCCCAGCAGGGGAAGATGGCCTCCCTCGGCGTTCTCTCCTCCGGCGTGGCCCACGAGATCAACAACCCCCTGGGGGTGATCCTCGGCTACGCCTCCTACCTGGAGTCGAAGACCGCCGAGGACGAGCCGACCTACAAGTACATCCACGAGATCAAGCGGGAGAGCAAGCGGTGCAAGAAGATCGTCCAGGATCTCCTCTCCTATGCCCGGACGCCGAAGCCGTCGCTGGAGCCGACCGATCTCAACGATCTCCTCGGCCAGATCGTCGACTTCGCCGCCAACCATACCGACATGCACCACGTGAGCATCGTCAAGGAGTTCTCCGCCGACCTCCCGCCGGTCATGGTGGACGGCGACCAGATCCGCCAGGTGGCCATCAACCTGATCCTCAACGCCGGCGCCGCCATGGCCAGCGGCGGGACGCTGACGGTGAGGACCGCATCCGACGGCGAGGGGTACGTGAAGGTCGTCTTCAGCGACACCGGCGGCGGCATCCCGCGGGAGGACCAGGAGAAGATCTTCGAGCCGTTCTTCACCACCAAGACGCGGGGGACCGGTCTCGGCCTCGCCATCACGAAGCAGATCGTGGAGATGCACCACGGACGGATCGTGATCGAAAGTGAGGTGGGGAAGGGGACCGATGTGATCGTGCGGATGCCGGTGACGCCGGAAGAGCTGTAG
- a CDS encoding aldehyde dehydrogenase family protein — MGDVLNYIGGKWLPAEGGEWFESVNPADDRQTVARVTRSGRGDVDRAVEAARGAWRSWRLVPAPRRGELLFRTGEILIRRKRELGELVTREMGKVLAEGLGDVQEAIDMAFYMGGEGRRLAGETVPSELPDKECRSVREPVGVAALITPWNFPVAIPGWKLFAALVCGNTVILKPSSDTPACAAALVEALVEAGAPAGVVNLVNGPGGEIGEYLATHPGVDVVSFTGSVTAGERLEGILGARHRPLATEMGGKNAIIVMDDADLALALEGVLWGGFGTSGQRCTAASRIVVHEKVYDRFLGMIVEGARRLRLGDGLAAGTDVGPVVNGQQCGRVLEYIGIGVAEGARLAVGGRRSTSGELARGCFIEPTVFADVTPAMRIAREEIFGPVVSVIPCTGFEEAAAIVNDLPYALSSAIYSRDVNTTARAERELQSGIVYINASTIGAEIQLPFGGWKHSGSGHPEAGGRGGALEFFSRVKVIYRDFSGRLQRAQIDR; from the coding sequence ATGGGCGACGTGCTGAACTACATCGGCGGCAAATGGCTCCCCGCAGAGGGGGGTGAATGGTTCGAGAGCGTCAACCCGGCGGATGACCGGCAGACCGTGGCGCGGGTGACCCGCTCCGGGAGGGGGGATGTGGACCGGGCGGTGGAGGCGGCGCGTGGCGCCTGGCGCTCCTGGCGGCTGGTGCCGGCACCGCGGCGCGGCGAGCTCCTCTTCCGCACGGGGGAGATCCTCATCCGGCGCAAGCGGGAACTGGGGGAGCTGGTCACCCGGGAGATGGGGAAGGTGCTCGCCGAGGGGCTCGGCGACGTGCAGGAGGCGATCGACATGGCCTTCTACATGGGGGGCGAGGGGCGGCGCCTGGCCGGCGAAACGGTGCCGTCGGAGCTCCCCGACAAGGAGTGCCGGAGCGTCCGGGAGCCGGTGGGGGTGGCGGCCCTCATCACCCCGTGGAACTTCCCCGTCGCCATTCCCGGCTGGAAGCTCTTCGCGGCCCTGGTCTGCGGCAACACCGTGATCCTCAAGCCCTCCTCCGACACCCCCGCCTGTGCCGCCGCCCTGGTGGAGGCGCTGGTGGAGGCGGGCGCCCCCGCGGGGGTGGTGAACCTCGTGAACGGCCCCGGCGGCGAGATCGGCGAGTACCTCGCCACCCACCCCGGCGTCGACGTGGTCTCATTCACCGGGTCGGTGACGGCGGGGGAACGGCTGGAAGGGATCCTCGGGGCGCGCCACCGCCCCCTCGCCACCGAGATGGGGGGAAAGAACGCCATCATCGTCATGGACGACGCCGACCTGGCCCTGGCGCTGGAAGGGGTCCTCTGGGGAGGGTTCGGCACCAGCGGCCAGCGCTGCACGGCGGCGAGCCGGATCGTGGTGCACGAAAAGGTCTACGACCGGTTCCTTGGGATGATCGTCGAGGGGGCGCGGCGGCTGCGGCTCGGGGACGGCCTTGCGGCGGGGACCGACGTGGGGCCGGTGGTGAACGGCCAGCAGTGCGGCCGGGTACTGGAGTATATCGGCATCGGCGTTGCGGAAGGGGCGCGGCTCGCCGTCGGCGGCCGGCGCAGCACGTCGGGGGAGCTCGCCCGCGGCTGCTTCATCGAGCCGACGGTCTTCGCCGACGTGACGCCCGCCATGCGGATCGCCCGGGAGGAGATCTTCGGTCCCGTGGTCAGCGTCATCCCCTGCACCGGCTTCGAGGAAGCGGCGGCCATCGTCAACGACCTCCCCTACGCCCTCTCGTCGGCCATCTACAGCCGCGACGTGAACACCACCGCCCGGGCCGAGCGGGAGCTCCAGTCGGGGATCGTCTACATCAACGCCTCCACCATCGGCGCGGAGATCCAGCTCCCCTTCGGCGGCTGGAAGCATTCGGGGTCGGGACACCCGGAGGCGGGCGGTCGGGGGGGGGCACTGGAATTCTTCAGCCGGGTGAAGGTGATCTATCGCGACTTCAGCGGCCGGCTCCAGCGGGCCCAGATCGACCGGTAG
- a CDS encoding sigma-54-dependent transcriptional regulator: MSETKRIMLIDNEEGLCRMMEAVLADSGYAVKGYTRSFEAAEEFKAGEWDLVVTDIKMPGMDGLEVLQKVKGKDPAIPVIMITAYATVEMSIQALRRGAYDMLTKPFEPEELLYRVKNALKHTQLLEENRELRETLVGKFRFDNIIGASTGLKGVLERVEKIAVRDTSVLITGESGTGKELIAQAIHYNSPRKEKKFVAINCGALPESLLESELFGYKKGAFTGAKENRQGLLEAADGGTLFLDEAGNLPMNVQKTLLRFLQEQEFHRIGDTTPTKVDVRIISATNADLKEAVKSGAFREDLYYRLNVVNIHLPPLRERQDDIPLLAAHFIILQNRKFGTALKGLDHEALEAATAFAWPGNIRQLKNVIEACTAMESEEYITLPVLSQFIEIPAGSGEADAGFEGEGEEGDYAVALSRFEIDYLKGLLRKNRGNVEAAAREAGMNMATIYRKIKKYQLRREDYA, encoded by the coding sequence GTGTCAGAAACCAAACGGATCATGCTGATCGACAACGAGGAGGGGCTCTGCCGGATGATGGAGGCGGTCCTCGCCGACAGCGGCTACGCGGTGAAGGGGTATACCCGCTCCTTCGAGGCGGCGGAGGAGTTCAAGGCGGGGGAGTGGGACCTGGTGGTGACCGACATCAAGATGCCGGGGATGGACGGTCTGGAGGTCCTCCAGAAGGTGAAGGGGAAGGACCCGGCGATCCCGGTCATCATGATCACCGCCTATGCCACGGTGGAGATGTCGATCCAGGCCCTGCGCCGCGGCGCCTACGACATGCTGACCAAGCCGTTCGAGCCGGAGGAGCTCCTCTACCGGGTGAAGAACGCCCTCAAACATACCCAGCTTCTGGAGGAGAACCGGGAGCTGCGGGAGACCCTCGTCGGCAAGTTCCGGTTCGACAACATCATCGGCGCCTCCACGGGGCTCAAGGGGGTGCTGGAGCGGGTGGAGAAGATCGCCGTCCGTGACACGTCGGTCCTCATCACCGGCGAGTCGGGTACCGGTAAGGAGCTCATCGCCCAGGCGATCCACTACAACTCCCCCCGCAAGGAGAAGAAGTTCGTCGCCATCAACTGCGGGGCGCTTCCCGAGTCGCTGCTGGAGAGCGAGCTCTTCGGCTACAAGAAGGGGGCGTTCACCGGCGCCAAGGAGAACCGCCAGGGGCTGCTGGAGGCGGCCGACGGCGGGACCCTCTTCCTGGACGAGGCCGGGAACCTCCCGATGAACGTGCAGAAGACCCTGCTCCGCTTCCTCCAGGAGCAGGAGTTCCACCGCATCGGCGATACGACACCGACCAAGGTGGACGTGCGGATCATCTCCGCCACCAACGCCGACCTGAAGGAGGCGGTGAAGAGCGGCGCCTTCCGCGAGGATCTCTACTATCGGCTCAACGTGGTCAACATCCATCTCCCTCCCCTGCGGGAGCGCCAGGACGACATCCCGCTCCTGGCGGCCCACTTCATCATCCTGCAGAACCGCAAGTTCGGCACCGCCCTGAAGGGGCTCGACCACGAGGCGCTGGAGGCGGCCACCGCCTTTGCCTGGCCCGGCAACATCCGCCAGCTCAAGAACGTCATCGAGGCGTGCACCGCCATGGAGAGCGAGGAGTACATCACCCTCCCGGTCCTCTCCCAGTTCATCGAGATCCCCGCCGGCAGCGGCGAGGCGGACGCCGGCTTCGAGGGGGAAGGGGAGGAGGGGGACTACGCCGTTGCCCTCTCCCGCTTCGAGATCGACTACCTCAAGGGGCTCCTCCGGAAAAACCGCGGCAACGTGGAGGCGGCCGCCCGGGAAGCGGGGATGAACATGGCGACCATCTACCGCAAGATCAAGAAATACCAGCTGCGGCGGGAGGATTACGCCTAG
- the glgA gene encoding glycogen synthase GlgA yields the protein MKKLKILMAASECVPFAKEGGLADVVGVLPKHLARLGHDVRVVMPRYYKVDPEKYGLKQLPGVLTVPMGIIGEQYCGVWEGRLPGSDVPVYFLEHEGYYGRDGLYEVDNVGFLDNDNRFIFLSRAAMELPKMIGFAPDIVHAHDWHTAAVPLLLNTLYVNDPRFARAASVLTVHNMQHQGNFYEGAMDVLGVGWEHFTFLGLEKDGEVNLLKGGIYHATVLNTVSEGYAREMQTPEYGWGLDGVVRERAADLTGILNGVDYDDWNPETDPFIAATYSAADLTGKKLCKRDLQRAFGLPERDDVPLFGLVSRLVKQKGIDVLAAAIPRILALDVQVVMLGAGEPWAHFYFGDIRNAYPTKFNCFIGYNNPLAHKIEAGADFFLMPSAFEPCGLNQMYSLRYGTLPVVRATGGLDDSVENFDEARLTGTGFKFWRLDAGALFDTVGWAVHTWYHRRDAVARLIANAMAARFTWEDAAAKYEELYRRALRRRFGTKG from the coding sequence ATGAAGAAACTCAAGATCCTCATGGCCGCCTCGGAGTGCGTCCCGTTCGCCAAGGAAGGGGGGCTCGCCGATGTGGTGGGGGTGCTCCCGAAGCATCTGGCGCGCCTCGGGCACGACGTGCGGGTGGTGATGCCCCGCTACTACAAGGTCGACCCGGAAAAGTACGGTCTGAAGCAGCTCCCCGGCGTTCTCACGGTGCCGATGGGGATCATCGGCGAGCAGTACTGCGGCGTCTGGGAGGGGCGGCTTCCGGGGAGCGACGTGCCGGTCTACTTCCTGGAGCACGAGGGGTACTACGGCCGCGACGGCCTCTACGAGGTCGACAACGTGGGGTTCCTCGACAACGACAACCGCTTCATCTTCCTCTCCCGGGCCGCCATGGAGCTGCCGAAGATGATCGGCTTCGCCCCCGACATCGTCCACGCCCATGACTGGCACACCGCCGCCGTGCCGCTCCTCCTCAACACCCTCTACGTCAACGATCCCCGCTTCGCGCGGGCCGCATCGGTCCTCACCGTCCACAACATGCAGCACCAGGGGAACTTCTACGAGGGGGCCATGGACGTCCTCGGCGTCGGCTGGGAGCACTTCACCTTCCTCGGCCTGGAGAAGGACGGCGAGGTGAATCTCCTGAAAGGAGGGATCTACCATGCGACGGTCCTCAATACCGTCAGCGAGGGGTATGCCCGGGAGATGCAGACTCCGGAGTACGGCTGGGGGCTCGACGGGGTGGTGAGGGAGCGGGCCGCCGATCTGACGGGAATCCTGAACGGGGTCGACTACGACGACTGGAACCCGGAGACCGACCCCTTCATTGCGGCCACCTACTCGGCCGCCGATCTCACGGGGAAAAAGCTCTGCAAGCGCGACCTGCAGCGGGCCTTCGGCCTGCCGGAGCGGGACGACGTGCCGCTCTTCGGCCTGGTGTCGCGGCTCGTGAAACAGAAGGGGATCGACGTCCTGGCCGCGGCGATCCCCCGCATCCTCGCCCTCGACGTCCAGGTGGTGATGCTCGGGGCCGGCGAGCCGTGGGCCCACTTCTACTTCGGCGACATCAGGAATGCCTACCCCACGAAGTTCAACTGCTTCATCGGATACAACAACCCCCTCGCCCACAAGATCGAGGCCGGGGCCGACTTCTTCCTGATGCCGAGCGCCTTCGAGCCGTGCGGCCTGAACCAGATGTACTCGCTCCGTTACGGGACGCTCCCCGTCGTCCGGGCCACGGGGGGGCTCGACGACAGCGTGGAAAACTTTGACGAGGCGCGCCTCACCGGCACCGGCTTCAAGTTCTGGCGCCTCGATGCCGGGGCCCTCTTCGACACGGTGGGGTGGGCGGTCCACACCTGGTACCACCGCAGGGACGCCGTGGCCCGGCTTATCGCCAACGCCATGGCGGCGCGCTTCACCTGGGAGGATGCGGCGGCGAAGTACGAGGAGCTCTATCGCCGAGCGCTCCGCAGGAGGTTCGGCACAAAGGGATAA
- a CDS encoding EAL domain-containing protein has translation MKIRDTLIAGCCLFALLTALVGYFGGRSLKEVSGVFNAVTDDVVPHMVILDDLRTAGLRIVSSTLELAFSFSAGEGQGGQETDWDDDLIMVESARKMFDDALRRLDSHGSLAPEEREMAGDIRTVGLRMVGTSQEIVQAVQSGARPADLFALKERFVGEERAFLSHLERAAAYEAEELASTREEVSSTISVAHLKLATFSGVAFILAIVGGVFAARAIARPIAILHDGVVRVGRGALETRIDVDAHTEIGTLAAAFNQMTSDLRCAQDEIVATNSYLDNVIRSMVDALLVLSPDGTIVETNSALGTLLGYHEAELAGHPFAIVMDDRVAAQELLAELVEEGQVPDREVFYRAKDGEIIPVVISGAAMHGPAGEIQGLVCIAHDISERRRAEEDIRQLAYFDPLTGLPNRSLFQIRLVQTIASGRRMGGVSGLLYLYLDRFKDVNDTLGHVLGDQLLKGVTERLKGCVRQSDFLARVGGDEFAIIFAPPCDRRSIAERARLILDLLASPFLLDGKEIFISTSIGITLFPEDGEDGETLLRHVDMALYDAKAKGRNAYSFFMEEMNRSASERRAIEESLRRALLDDEFFLEYQPQIDLQSGAIFGVEALLRWRHPEQGLIPPSRFIPVAEEMGLIRRLGEWVLRSACLQCRAWIEAGCQPVGVAVNVSGYQFKHPDFVDTVERILAETGLEPELLELELTESTLMEGEDDTIMTLVDLKTRGVSLAIDDFGTGYSSLSYLKNFPIDRLKIDRAFVRDIATDAGGRAIVEAVVAMGRSLGLRVLAEGVEEETEHTFLRERGCDEVQGYLFGRPMPPDELQRRLAPAVPGGGSEAVQGECLFGGV, from the coding sequence ATGAAGATCAGAGATACATTGATAGCGGGATGTTGCCTCTTCGCCCTCCTCACGGCGCTGGTCGGCTATTTCGGCGGCCGTTCCCTCAAGGAGGTCAGCGGCGTGTTCAACGCCGTCACCGATGACGTCGTCCCCCACATGGTGATCCTGGACGATCTGCGCACCGCCGGCCTCCGCATCGTTTCTTCCACCCTGGAGCTCGCCTTTTCCTTCAGCGCGGGGGAGGGGCAGGGGGGGCAGGAAACGGACTGGGACGACGACCTCATCATGGTCGAGTCGGCACGCAAGATGTTCGACGATGCGCTGCGGAGGCTCGATTCCCATGGCTCCCTGGCCCCCGAAGAGCGGGAGATGGCGGGCGATATCAGGACGGTGGGGCTGCGGATGGTCGGCACGAGCCAGGAGATCGTCCAAGCCGTACAGTCCGGCGCCAGGCCGGCCGATCTCTTCGCGCTGAAAGAGCGGTTCGTGGGGGAGGAACGTGCCTTCCTCTCGCACCTTGAACGCGCCGCGGCCTACGAGGCCGAGGAGCTTGCCTCGACCCGGGAAGAGGTTTCCAGCACCATCTCCGTCGCCCATCTGAAACTCGCCACCTTTTCCGGCGTCGCCTTCATCCTCGCCATCGTCGGCGGCGTCTTCGCGGCGCGGGCCATTGCGCGCCCCATCGCCATCCTCCACGACGGCGTCGTGCGGGTCGGCCGGGGGGCACTGGAGACCCGGATCGACGTGGATGCCCATACCGAGATCGGCACCCTCGCCGCCGCCTTCAACCAGATGACCAGCGACCTCCGCTGCGCCCAGGACGAGATCGTTGCCACCAACTCCTACCTCGACAACGTCATCCGCTCCATGGTCGACGCCCTCCTCGTCCTCTCCCCCGACGGCACCATCGTCGAGACCAACTCCGCCCTCGGCACCCTCCTGGGGTATCACGAGGCGGAGCTCGCCGGCCACCCCTTCGCCATCGTCATGGACGACCGGGTCGCCGCCCAGGAACTCCTGGCGGAACTGGTCGAAGAGGGACAGGTGCCGGACCGGGAGGTCTTCTACCGGGCGAAGGATGGGGAGATAATCCCCGTCGTCATCTCCGGGGCGGCGATGCACGGCCCTGCCGGGGAGATCCAGGGGCTCGTCTGTATCGCCCACGACATCAGCGAACGCCGCAGGGCCGAGGAGGATATCCGCCAGCTCGCCTACTTCGACCCCCTCACCGGCCTCCCCAACCGGAGCCTCTTCCAGATCCGCCTCGTCCAGACCATCGCCTCGGGGAGGAGGATGGGCGGGGTTTCGGGGCTGCTCTATCTCTATCTCGACCGCTTCAAGGATGTGAACGACACCCTGGGTCATGTTCTGGGGGATCAGTTGCTGAAGGGGGTCACGGAGCGGCTCAAGGGGTGCGTCCGCCAGTCGGATTTCCTGGCGCGGGTCGGCGGCGACGAGTTCGCCATCATCTTCGCCCCGCCGTGCGACCGGCGCAGCATTGCCGAACGTGCCCGGCTGATCCTCGATCTCCTCGCCTCTCCGTTCCTCCTTGACGGGAAGGAGATCTTCATCTCCACGAGCATCGGCATCACCCTCTTCCCCGAAGACGGGGAGGATGGAGAGACGCTCCTCAGGCATGTGGACATGGCCCTCTACGACGCCAAGGCAAAGGGGCGCAATGCTTACAGCTTCTTCATGGAAGAGATGAACCGCAGCGCCAGCGAGCGCCGCGCCATCGAGGAGAGCCTGCGGCGGGCGCTGCTCGACGACGAGTTCTTCCTGGAATACCAGCCCCAGATCGACCTGCAGAGCGGGGCGATCTTCGGCGTGGAGGCGCTGCTGCGCTGGCGCCACCCGGAGCAGGGGCTGATTCCGCCGTCGCGGTTCATCCCGGTGGCGGAGGAGATGGGACTCATCCGCCGGCTCGGCGAATGGGTGCTGCGGAGCGCCTGCCTCCAGTGCCGGGCCTGGATCGAGGCCGGCTGCCAGCCGGTGGGGGTGGCGGTCAACGTTTCGGGGTACCAATTCAAGCATCCGGACTTCGTCGATACGGTGGAGCGGATCCTGGCGGAGACGGGGCTCGAACCGGAGCTGCTGGAGCTGGAGCTGACCGAGAGCACCCTCATGGAGGGGGAAGACGATACGATCATGACCCTCGTCGACCTCAAGACCCGGGGGGTCAGCCTCGCCATCGACGATTTCGGCACCGGCTACTCATCCCTCAGCTATCTCAAGAATTTCCCCATCGACCGGCTGAAGATTGACCGCGCCTTCGTGCGCGACATCGCCACCGATGCCGGCGGGCGGGCCATCGTCGAGGCGGTGGTCGCCATGGGGCGCAGCCTCGGGCTGCGGGTCCTGGCGGAAGGGGTCGAGGAGGAGACGGAGCACACGTTCCTCAGGGAGCGGGGGTGCGACGAGGTGCAGGGATACCTCTTCGGGCGGCCGATGCCCCCCGATGAGCTGCAGCGCCGCCTGGCCCCGGCAGTGCCAGGGGGGGGCTCGGAAGCGGTGCAGGGGGAGTGTCTCTTCGGCGGGGTCTGA
- a CDS encoding acyl-CoA dehydrogenase family protein — MDFTLNEEQTQIRDRAREFTEAEIIPHARENDALERFPRETIRKMGEAGLLGGGVPRQYGGAEMEWIADALLFEEVGRGDSSVRTTISVQVSLVQQVILRWGSEEQRRRYLPPLCRGELLGCFALTEPGAGSDAAGIATRAERCDGGWVLNGTKTWITNGGVADVAIIFARTASGTGSDESAAFLVETATPGFTTNEIRGKLGLRASNTAGIVMKECRVPEDALLGEVGEGLRIALGALDNGRFGVAAGCVGIIRGCVEECTAHARGRTQFGRPLASFQLVQDMIARMAVDLEAARMLVLRAAELKNRGARNTLETSMAKYFASEAAVRAATDAIQVHGASGYSNAHPVERYLRDAKVATIYEGTSQIQKLIIGEHLLGVRAFT; from the coding sequence ATGGACTTTACCCTGAACGAAGAACAGACGCAGATCCGCGACCGGGCCCGGGAGTTCACCGAGGCGGAGATCATCCCCCACGCCCGGGAGAACGACGCCCTGGAGCGCTTCCCTCGCGAGACGATCCGGAAGATGGGGGAGGCGGGGCTCCTCGGCGGGGGGGTGCCGCGGCAGTACGGCGGGGCGGAGATGGAGTGGATCGCCGATGCGCTCCTCTTCGAGGAGGTGGGACGGGGGGACTCCTCGGTGCGGACCACCATCTCGGTGCAGGTCTCCCTCGTCCAGCAGGTGATCCTTCGCTGGGGGAGCGAGGAGCAGCGCCGCCGCTACCTCCCGCCGCTCTGCCGGGGCGAGCTCCTCGGCTGCTTCGCCCTCACCGAGCCGGGGGCGGGGAGCGATGCGGCCGGCATCGCCACCCGGGCCGAGCGGTGCGACGGCGGGTGGGTGCTGAACGGCACCAAGACCTGGATCACCAACGGCGGGGTGGCCGACGTGGCGATCATCTTTGCCCGGACTGCCTCCGGGACGGGGAGCGACGAGAGCGCCGCCTTTCTCGTCGAGACGGCGACGCCCGGCTTCACCACCAACGAGATCCGGGGCAAGCTCGGGCTGCGGGCCTCCAATACGGCGGGGATCGTGATGAAGGAGTGCCGCGTCCCGGAGGATGCGCTTCTGGGAGAGGTGGGGGAGGGGCTGCGGATCGCCCTCGGCGCCCTGGACAACGGCCGCTTCGGCGTGGCCGCCGGCTGCGTCGGGATCATCCGGGGGTGTGTGGAGGAGTGCACGGCGCACGCCCGCGGCCGCACCCAGTTCGGCCGCCCCCTCGCCTCGTTCCAACTCGTGCAGGATATGATCGCCCGGATGGCGGTGGACCTGGAGGCGGCGCGGATGCTCGTCCTGCGGGCGGCGGAGCTCAAGAACCGCGGCGCGCGCAACACCCTCGAAACCTCCATGGCCAAGTACTTCGCCAGCGAGGCGGCGGTGCGGGCCGCCACCGACGCCATCCAGGTCCACGGCGCCTCCGGCTACTCCAACGCCCATCCGGTGGAGCGGTATCTGCGCGACGCCAAGGTGGCCACCATCTACGAGGGGACCTCCCAGATCCAGAAGCTGATCATCGGCGAGCATCTCCTCGGCGTGCGGGCGTTCACGTAG